One Fuerstiella marisgermanici DNA window includes the following coding sequences:
- a CDS encoding Tex family protein has protein sequence MTELFDLSKIVAAIAAELNVSVEQVHSAVQLLEDGNTLPFIARYRKEATRGLDELQLRKIQDALAKAHELADRRKTILKTIEESGQLTPALKQQILDCDDKQRLEDIYLPFKPKRKTRASAAREKGLQPLADLLLAQRRLNEPVGQLLQRFVSADKGVTNADEALAGACDIVAEVWSEKPDLRQWMHERAARGRMTSTVKRGKKEAGGSFETYFDHNERIDRMPSHRFLAMKRGESEGVLRLAIELDEDYVLPRLQSRLIQNTNFEFADALQNTVVDCYKRLLQPAAESAMLQQLKAKADEEAIAVFASNVRELLLAAPAGPHVTIGIDPGFRTGCKVAVVDRTGRFLENATIFPTPPRSDTAGAASTLLSLIQKYDATMIAIGNGTASRETDAFVAGVLKDNDLQITKVVVSEAGASVYSASELAAKEFPDLDLTVRGAISIAHRLQDPLAELVKIDPKAVGVGQYQHDVNQNQLQRSLDREVESCVSSVGVDVNMASAPLLSYVPGIGPAVAKNIVKRRDESGAFRSRSELLKVPKLGAKAFEQCAGFLRIRDGKEPLDNSAVHPESYPVVADMARKLNVTASDLVGNATLVSQLQADQSLKDTLGQFTVKDLLTELARPGRDPRAEFKAVSFAEGVEEISDLAIGMKLEGVVTNVTHFGAFVDIGVHQDGLIHISQLADHFVKDPAQEVSVGDIVHVTVMEIDAPRKRISLSRKRDA, from the coding sequence ATGACCGAGCTATTCGATCTCAGCAAAATCGTTGCCGCCATCGCGGCGGAGTTGAACGTATCCGTGGAACAGGTCCACAGCGCCGTCCAACTGTTGGAAGACGGCAACACGCTGCCTTTCATCGCTCGGTACCGCAAGGAAGCGACGCGAGGGCTGGATGAGCTTCAACTGCGCAAGATTCAGGACGCACTGGCGAAGGCTCATGAACTGGCCGACCGCCGCAAGACCATACTGAAAACGATCGAAGAATCCGGGCAGCTCACGCCCGCGCTGAAGCAGCAGATTCTGGATTGCGACGACAAACAGCGGCTGGAAGACATTTACCTTCCCTTCAAACCCAAACGCAAAACACGAGCCTCCGCCGCGCGTGAAAAAGGCTTGCAGCCGTTGGCAGATTTGCTGTTGGCTCAACGACGCCTCAACGAACCGGTCGGACAACTCCTTCAGCGTTTCGTCTCCGCCGACAAGGGTGTCACCAACGCGGACGAAGCACTCGCCGGCGCGTGCGACATCGTGGCCGAAGTGTGGTCAGAAAAACCAGATTTGCGACAGTGGATGCACGAACGAGCGGCGCGGGGACGAATGACGTCGACCGTAAAACGCGGCAAAAAAGAAGCGGGGGGAAGTTTCGAAACCTACTTCGATCACAACGAACGAATCGACCGCATGCCGTCGCACCGTTTTCTGGCCATGAAACGAGGCGAATCGGAAGGCGTGCTGCGACTTGCGATCGAACTGGACGAAGACTACGTGCTGCCCAGATTGCAGAGCCGACTGATTCAGAATACCAACTTCGAATTCGCGGATGCACTGCAGAACACAGTCGTTGATTGCTACAAGCGACTGCTGCAACCCGCTGCGGAGTCGGCCATGCTGCAGCAGTTGAAAGCGAAGGCCGATGAAGAAGCGATTGCGGTTTTCGCGAGCAACGTGCGAGAACTGTTGCTGGCCGCTCCGGCGGGGCCTCATGTAACGATCGGAATCGACCCCGGCTTCCGCACCGGCTGCAAAGTGGCCGTCGTTGACCGCACAGGCCGGTTCCTGGAAAACGCCACCATCTTTCCAACCCCGCCGCGCAGTGACACGGCCGGTGCCGCCAGCACGCTGCTGTCGCTGATCCAAAAGTACGACGCCACCATGATCGCGATTGGCAACGGCACGGCATCGCGAGAAACCGATGCGTTTGTGGCTGGGGTGTTGAAGGATAACGACCTGCAGATCACAAAAGTCGTCGTCAGCGAAGCCGGTGCGTCTGTGTACTCGGCCAGCGAACTGGCGGCCAAAGAGTTCCCGGATCTCGACCTGACTGTCCGAGGCGCCATCAGTATCGCTCACCGGTTGCAGGACCCGCTGGCGGAATTGGTGAAGATCGATCCAAAGGCCGTTGGCGTCGGACAGTACCAGCACGACGTCAATCAAAACCAGTTGCAACGGTCGCTGGATCGCGAAGTCGAATCGTGCGTTAGTTCTGTCGGCGTGGACGTCAACATGGCGAGCGCGCCGCTGTTGTCATACGTTCCGGGAATCGGTCCGGCCGTGGCGAAGAATATCGTCAAACGCCGCGACGAAAGCGGCGCGTTTCGCAGTCGATCTGAATTGCTGAAGGTTCCAAAACTAGGTGCGAAAGCCTTCGAACAGTGCGCTGGCTTTCTGCGAATTCGTGATGGCAAAGAACCGCTCGATAATTCGGCCGTGCACCCGGAAAGCTATCCGGTTGTCGCAGACATGGCTCGCAAGCTAAACGTCACCGCGTCCGATCTGGTGGGCAACGCGACACTGGTCAGCCAGCTTCAGGCGGACCAGTCACTAAAGGACACACTGGGGCAGTTCACGGTGAAGGATCTGCTGACAGAACTCGCTCGCCCCGGCCGCGACCCGCGAGCGGAATTCAAAGCCGTGAGCTTTGCAGAGGGCGTGGAAGAAATCAGCGACCTGGCGATCGGGATGAAGCTGGAAGGCGTTGTCACAAACGTGACTCACTTCGGAGCCTTCGTCGACATCGGCGTGCATCAGGACGGCTTAATCCACATTTCGCAACTGGCCGACCACTTCGTCAAAGATCCGGCTCAGGAAGTCAGCGTGGGCGACATCGTCCACGTGACCGTAATGGAGATCGACGCGCCGCGAAAACGAATTAGCTTGTCAAGAAAACGAGATGCGTGA
- a CDS encoding pentapeptide repeat-containing protein, translating into MRGVVLQRPGNAFQRANFSSAELDQSTLEAGAGSFQLACFDNSSIKNAQLIGGGASFQVASFDSADLSGTSLEGNFQLASFQNAVLRDSTLHGSFQGCDISGADFSGADLTGINRNSLESCYFSVPPAFSSETIFPPGFSPGIQGWQRSPPPQ; encoded by the coding sequence ATGCGAGGTGTGGTGCTTCAACGGCCCGGAAACGCTTTCCAACGAGCGAACTTTTCGTCAGCAGAACTCGATCAATCGACACTCGAAGCAGGCGCAGGATCATTCCAGCTCGCCTGCTTTGACAACTCATCAATCAAGAACGCGCAATTAATCGGAGGAGGAGCTTCATTTCAAGTGGCGTCCTTCGATAGCGCTGATCTAAGCGGTACAAGTCTGGAAGGTAATTTTCAACTCGCTTCGTTTCAGAATGCCGTACTTCGTGACTCAACACTTCACGGATCTTTCCAGGGGTGCGACATCAGCGGAGCTGACTTTTCTGGTGCGGACCTGACAGGCATTAATCGGAATTCACTTGAGTCCTGCTATTTCTCCGTACCGCCTGCCTTCAGCTCCGAGACAATCTTCCCGCCTGGTTTTTCGCCCGGAATTCAAGGTTGGCAGCGTTCGCCACCGCCGCAGTAG